A stretch of Plasmodium chabaudi chabaudi strain AS genome assembly, chromosome: 14 DNA encodes these proteins:
- a CDS encoding pentatricopeptide repeat domain-containing protein, putative, which produces MNYPTSLIRFKDLRVNNIKGKIFYSNKGYYKTNSFLYYCVNNLSQINNVRKNYSSLGQLVDRKKNVVNLSDDGNIVKSYKRVNIKKLLKGNKKLEEFENGAIGSKKNKLGDTNTESNFVNFNGMGAQSEYNTKEKGAENREDKIIMNNIGQKDKELKNSQEDYSTQIDISSMDEIYLKNLQKKNKRDIDDENIKNSVDELFYSKGKKKKLMKRLVFNSNCDYMDLINKYQEFKEIDDDKFYALDSSVNNSTSLVKDEHKANDKFGYLHEVERENIDENKYINTNFKYLKNNTNISIFSEVGKKEILDTCKRKKNMQNEINKNSQEKNIFNNDIFFWLKRKVHRSVDWNISPDGLNKQDDIIDVTELNCPEKNNTPESDMVEEGKNLSAHDKLDKKNSILENNNENFQTDGEKKTKKAYIEKKISPFNFLKKLNINVIDEENKDMKKELENENNKNDEKIKEAREKEKESLIQMYLNNLEDKKSKLSLNNILDKEKEPLSQSDTNIDSFLNFTSDKNREHNLESIPKPVNDEKDDATVIDELICQDTNQEDIKNESKDKTYEGIIDNSKNIFKKLKENYELFKKENMSPYILEGCEKYINYYYGIEKEEKIKEMKQYSELNFYDVIKDKNFTIENYNMLIKSKIIFNKEEEAFNYFNLLKKYDFKINVDTYNSLMYTCIVQKNAKLSRLIYLQMIKDMFIPNKNTFCIMIKSHILDNDIKSAFHLYRKMVKEEIEVDLPIYSTLIDGLIKHKLYKRAENFYNYIINYKNVVPDEILYTIMIKNCSYNGEAEKCLNIYETMLSNNLRITDITLIEIINCLSKRVDYFHKVFHFYNIYLANDMKLNHRLMLYMIIACSNSGNIKRLKEILKTMNKYKIKITDEMYCYIIRAFANNCKSRNIQISEKNNNIKYAWGIIYYMMNIRKNNINDKPNISGSSPENENANSSIIQKKNHIVNTKLLNSIVMLYINCEYYEYSINMLKYYSYFHCIPDYYTFNMLFKMLFYKQKDYGKVICLYNYMVNNTNIKIDEHTFDLVLNSAIKTKSSKNTLFILRHMFTSKIYPTPKTIKKLFHVARHITDIQLIINSMIHQQKKDIYEENVKENQLIQLNIDEYELNLFKDGKTFKTKSEIDKVRDQFFKRKERIEKDKKMSKNQKSSDWLPYGQYLQSKKKGGETYAKKVDRPRPLPFD; this is translated from the coding sequence ATGAACTACCCAACCAGTTTGATACGTTTTAAAGATCTGAGAgtgaataatataaaaggcaaaattttttacagCAATAAAGGATACTATAAGACAAATTCGTTTTTATACTACTGTGTTAATAACTTAAGTCAGATAAACAAtgtaagaaaaaattactCTAGTCTAGGACAGCTAGTtgatagaaaaaaaaatgttgtaaATTTAAGTGACGATGGTAATATTGTCAAAAGCTACAAAAgagtaaatataaagaaattacTTAAgggtaataaaaaattggaagAATTTGAAAATGGAGCAATTGGtagcaaaaaaaacaaactaGGGGATACAAATACGGAATccaattttgttaattttaatgGCATGGGTGCTCAATCagaatataatacaaaagaGAAGGGTGCCGAAAATAGAGAagacaaaattattatgaacaaTATTGGACAAAAAGATAAAGAGCTGAAAAACAGTCAGGAGGATTATTCAACTCAGATCGATATTAGTAGCATGGatgaaatttatttaaaaaatttacaaaaaaaaaataaaagagatATAGATGAtgagaatataaaaaattctgTTGATGAACTATTTTATTCAAaaggcaaaaaaaaaaaattgatgaaAAGACTTGTTTTTAATAGTAATTGTGATTATATGGATTtgattaataaatatcaaGAGTTTAAAGAAATTGATGATGACAAATTTTATGCTTTGGATAGTAGTGTGAATAATTCTACAAGTTTAGTAAAAGACGAACATAAAGCGAATGACAAATTTGGATATTTGCATGAAGTAGAAAGGGAAAATAtcgatgaaaataaatatataaatacaaattttaagtatttaaaaaataatacaaatatatcaattttttctgaagtaggaaaaaaagaaatattagaTACAtgcaaaagaaaaaaaaatatgcaaaatgaaataaataaaaatagtcaagaaaaaaacatcttcaataatgatatatttttttggttgAAGCGAAAAGTTCATAGATCTGTTGATTGGAATATTTCACCTGATGGGTTGAATAAACAAGATGATATAATAGATGTAACGGAATTAAACTGTCcagagaaaaataatactccTGAGTCTGACATGGTAGAAGAAGGAAAAAATTTATCTGCTCATGATAAAttagacaaaaaaaattcaattttagagaataataatgaaaattttcaaacagatggagaaaaaaaaacgaaaaaagcttatatagaaaagaaaatatcaccattcaattttttaaaaaagttaaatataaatgtgatAGATgaggaaaataaagatatgaaaaaggaattagaaaatgaaaataataaaaacgatgaaaaaataaaagaagcacgagaaaaagaaaaggaatCATTGATACAAATGTATTTGAACAACTtggaagataaaaaaagcaaactaagtttaaataatattttagatAAAGAGAAAGAACCCCTAAGTCAGTCAGACACAAACATAGATTCATTTCTCAATTTCACTAGTGATAAAAATAGGGAGCATAATTTGGAATCCATTCCTAAACCAGTAAATGACGAAAAAGATGATGCAACAGTTATTGATGAGCTAATTTGCCAAGACACCAATCAAGAGGACATAAAAAACGAATCAAAAGATAAAACATATGAAGGTATAATAGATAAtagcaaaaatattttcaaaaaattaaaagaaaattatgaattatttaaaaaagaaaatatgtcaccatatatattagaggggtgtgaaaaatatataaattattattatggtatagaaaaggaagaaaaaataaaagagatGAAACAATATTCggaattaaatttttatgatgtAATAAaggataaaaattttactatcgaaaattataatatgcttataaaaagtaaaataatatttaataaagaagaagaagcatttaattattttaatttattaaaaaaatatgattttaaaataaatgtggatacatataatagttTAATGTACACATGTATTGTTCAGAAAAATGCGAAATTAAGTagattaatttatttacaaatgATAAAAGATATGTTTATACCtaacaaaaatacattttgtattatGATTAAATCACACATATTagataatgatataaaaagtgcttttcatttatatagaaaaatggTTAAAGAAGAAATAGAAGTAGATCTACCAATTTATTCAACACTAATAGATGGATTAAttaaacataaattatataaaagagctgaaaatttttataattatattataaattataaaaatgttgtacctgatgaaatattatatactattatgataaaaaattgttcatATAATGGAGAAGCtgaaaaatgtttaaacATTTATGAAACAATgttatcaaataatttgaGAATAACTGATATAACTTTaatagaaataattaattgtttatcaaaaagagttgattattttcataaagtttttcatttctataatatttatttagcTAACGATATGAAACTAAATCATCGATTGATGttatatatgattataGCTTGTTCAAATAgtggaaatataaaaagactaaaagaaatattaaaaactatgaataaatataaaataaaaattaccGACGAAATGTATTGCTATATTATAAGGGCCTTTGCCAATAACTGCAAAAGTAGAAACATACAAATaagtgaaaaaaacaacaatataaaatatgcttggggtattatatattatatgatgaatattagaaaaaataacataaatGACAAACCCAATATTTCAGGATCATCACCAGAAAATGAGAATGCAAATTCTtcaataattcaaaaaaaaaatcatattgTAAATACTAAACTATTGAACAGTATAgttatgttatatattaattgtgaatattatgaatattctATAAATATGCTAAAATACTATTCATATTTCCATTGCATCCCAGATTATTATACTTTTAATATGCTATTTAAAAtgcttttttataaacaaaaagatTATGGAAAGGTTATATGTCTGTACAACTACATGGTAAATAatactaatataaaaatagacgAACATACATTTGATTTAGTATTAAATTCAGctattaaaacaaaatcatcaaaaaatactttatttattttacgaCATATGTTTACTTCCAAAATTTATCCAACCCCTAAAAcgattaaaaaattatttcatgTTGCTAGACATATTACAGATATTCaacttattattaatagtaTGATACatcaacaaaaaaaagacataTACGAAGAAAATGTTAAAGAAAATCAACTTATACAATTAAATATTGATGAATATGAattgaatttatttaaagatGGTAAAACTTTTAAAACCAAATCAGAGATCGATAAAGTAAGGgatcaattttttaaaagaaaggAAAGAATTGAAaaggataaaaaaatgtctaaaaatcaaaaatcaTCTGATTGGCTACCTTATGGGCAATATTTGCAAAGCAAGAAAAAGGGAGGCGAGACTTATGCCAAGAAAGTTGACAGGCCCAGACCCCTTCCATTCGATtga